A part of Verrucomicrobiia bacterium genomic DNA contains:
- a CDS encoding cupredoxin domain-containing protein has translation MKAKFRLVGLMVLAVLSLSCSKKSTSSGGNPPPSGNIGMAGSVFNPSSRTVTVGTTVTWVNNDVTSHTVTSNTMGLFDSGTLTPNQTFSHTFNSAGTFGYHCNFHGGMTGTITVQ, from the coding sequence ATGAAAGCGAAATTTAGGTTGGTCGGCTTGATGGTGCTGGCGGTTTTAAGTTTGAGTTGCAGCAAGAAGAGCACTTCAAGCGGAGGAAACCCTCCCCCTTCCGGGAATATTGGGATGGCCGGCAGCGTTTTCAATCCATCCTCGAGAACCGTGACGGTGGGGACAACCGTGACGTGGGTCAACAATGACGTGACCAGTCACACGGTAACCAGCAACACAATGGGTTTGTTCGACTCAGGCACTCTTACACCGAACCAGACGTTCTCCCATACCTTCAATTCGGCCGGCACGTTTGGCTACCACTGCAACTTTCATGGGGGAATGACCGGAACGATAACTGTTCAGTAG
- a CDS encoding S9 family peptidase → MPKTKRLITAEDLLKFKWVRAIALSPDESKIAFTLEWIDDNRQKYWSNLWVVPASGGVPRQFTTGKVKDRQPVWSPDGKFIAFVSHRDEEDGIYIIPADGGEARKLVSMDGTFDSLSWSPDGKKLLCAFRKNDPPPIGEDGKPDRKAAPVFRHITRLFYKLDGEGFLPKDGFHIWTFDTTSGKGTQLTAGRYEELSPAFSPDGKWVCFASNRQPDPDRESLRIDLWVIPSGGGRMRKLPTPPGPVASPSWSPDGKKIAYIGHANPEDAWGVENDHVWVVPVLGKGEAKDVIPDFDRPCIDVTICDMQEGHGVAAPVWSADGKRLYFMASDSGSTALYTVPSSGGKVSRILTRPGHLQRFSAAKGAKTAALVFSDFLMPAEVFTLKLSEKPAQPKQVTSISKEFLEGILLSRPEPASFKSFDGTPVQAWIMKPTHFKPGRKYPAILQIHGGPAVQYGISFFHEFQLLAARGYVIFFSNPRGAQGYGEAFAGAIVGDWGNIDYKDVMAGADELARKPFVDPKRVGVTGGSYGGFMTNWIVGHTNRFRAAVTGRSVVNQYSMSGSSDIGHEVYREMKATIWDDPDKLLRMSPISYVKNVKTPLLILHNEMDLRCPISQGEELFLALKMLKKKVEFVRFPEEPHGLSRHGRPDRRLARLDWMLKWFDRYLKGR, encoded by the coding sequence ATGCCGAAAACCAAACGGCTAATCACCGCCGAAGACTTGTTGAAGTTCAAGTGGGTTCGTGCCATCGCGCTTTCGCCGGACGAGTCCAAAATCGCCTTCACGCTCGAATGGATTGACGACAACCGGCAAAAGTACTGGTCGAATCTTTGGGTTGTTCCGGCCTCGGGCGGTGTGCCGCGGCAGTTTACCACCGGCAAGGTGAAAGACCGCCAGCCGGTCTGGTCGCCGGATGGAAAGTTCATCGCCTTTGTATCCCACCGTGATGAGGAAGATGGCATCTACATCATTCCGGCGGACGGGGGGGAGGCGCGGAAGCTGGTGTCGATGGACGGGACGTTTGATTCGCTCTCCTGGTCGCCGGACGGGAAAAAGCTTTTGTGCGCTTTCCGCAAGAACGATCCCCCACCGATTGGCGAAGACGGCAAGCCGGATCGCAAAGCGGCGCCGGTTTTCCGGCATATCACCCGGCTTTTCTACAAGCTGGACGGGGAGGGGTTTTTGCCCAAGGACGGTTTTCATATCTGGACGTTCGATACGACCTCCGGAAAAGGGACTCAACTCACCGCTGGCCGCTACGAGGAACTTTCCCCCGCCTTCTCGCCGGACGGCAAATGGGTTTGCTTTGCTTCCAACCGCCAGCCGGACCCGGACCGGGAAAGTTTGCGCATCGATTTATGGGTGATTCCCTCCGGCGGCGGGCGGATGCGGAAACTTCCCACACCTCCCGGGCCAGTCGCTTCACCTTCCTGGTCGCCGGACGGAAAAAAGATTGCCTACATCGGTCACGCCAACCCGGAGGATGCTTGGGGAGTGGAAAACGACCATGTATGGGTCGTTCCCGTTCTCGGTAAGGGGGAGGCCAAAGACGTAATACCCGATTTCGACCGCCCCTGCATCGACGTCACCATCTGCGATATGCAGGAAGGGCACGGCGTTGCGGCGCCGGTTTGGTCGGCGGACGGGAAGCGGCTTTACTTTATGGCTTCCGATTCCGGGAGCACCGCGCTTTATACCGTTCCCTCGTCCGGGGGCAAAGTCAGCCGGATTTTAACCCGTCCGGGGCATTTGCAGCGTTTTTCGGCCGCCAAGGGCGCCAAGACAGCCGCTTTGGTTTTTTCGGATTTTTTGATGCCTGCGGAGGTTTTCACTTTAAAACTATCAGAAAAACCGGCGCAACCGAAGCAGGTTACCTCCATTTCAAAAGAGTTTTTGGAAGGAATTTTGCTTTCCCGGCCGGAGCCGGCTTCTTTCAAAAGCTTTGACGGCACTCCCGTGCAGGCCTGGATAATGAAACCAACCCATTTCAAGCCGGGGCGGAAGTATCCAGCCATTTTGCAGATTCACGGCGGGCCGGCGGTTCAGTACGGCATATCTTTTTTCCACGAATTTCAGCTCTTGGCCGCGCGGGGATATGTGATTTTCTTTTCCAATCCCCGCGGCGCTCAAGGGTACGGCGAGGCGTTTGCCGGGGCGATCGTCGGTGACTGGGGGAATATCGACTACAAGGACGTAATGGCGGGAGCGGATGAACTCGCCCGCAAACCGTTCGTCGATCCCAAACGGGTGGGGGTGACCGGCGGGAGCTACGGCGGGTTTATGACCAACTGGATTGTCGGCCATACCAATCGCTTTCGGGCCGCTGTCACCGGGCGTTCCGTGGTGAACCAGTACAGCATGTCCGGCAGTTCGGACATCGGGCACGAAGTTTACCGGGAAATGAAGGCCACAATCTGGGATGACCCGGACAAACTCTTGCGGATGTCGCCCATTTCTTACGTCAAAAATGTCAAAACGCCGCTTTTGATTTTGCACAACGAGATGGATTTGCGCTGTCCCATCAGCCAGGGGGAGGAGCTTTTTTTGGCGCTGAAGATGCTGAAGAAGAAAGTGGAGTTTGTCCGCTTTCCGGAGGAGCCGCACGGGCTTTCGCGCCACGGGCGGCCGGATAGGCGGCTGGCACGGCTTGACTGGATGTTGAAGTGGTTTGACCGATATTTGAAGGGGCGCTGA
- a CDS encoding proline dehydrogenase family protein, giving the protein MNLTRKALIWISENQTLRQKLPRYRFVQRAVSRFMPGEELADALVAAEGMKKKNIASLFTLLGENINEPAEAENVARHYIDALPQIAQKGLDGQISVKLTQLGLDLGEELCYKNLAAIINRAREFDNWVWIDMEQSKYVDKTLALYKKARKEYARVGVCLQSYLYRTAKDLEELLPFSPGIRLVKGAYAEPVNMAYPKKKDVDANFMTLAKVLLSNIKKKGVTFGVGTHDLTLIRKVQQEAEALGLSRNDYEFELLYGIQSEEQQRLAQEGYRVRCLISYGHFWFPWYVRRLAERPANIFFAVKQLFRN; this is encoded by the coding sequence ATGAACTTGACGCGCAAAGCGCTTATCTGGATTTCGGAAAATCAAACACTTAGGCAAAAGCTGCCCCGCTACCGGTTCGTGCAGCGGGCGGTTTCCCGCTTTATGCCGGGGGAGGAGTTGGCGGATGCGCTGGTTGCCGCGGAGGGGATGAAGAAAAAAAATATTGCGTCGCTCTTCACTTTGCTGGGAGAAAACATCAACGAACCGGCGGAGGCGGAAAACGTTGCCCGGCATTATATCGACGCCCTGCCACAAATTGCGCAAAAGGGACTGGACGGGCAAATTTCGGTCAAGCTCACCCAATTGGGGCTCGATTTGGGGGAGGAGCTTTGTTACAAAAACTTGGCTGCCATCATCAACCGGGCCAGGGAGTTCGACAACTGGGTCTGGATTGATATGGAGCAAAGCAAATACGTGGATAAAACGCTTGCTCTTTACAAAAAAGCCCGCAAGGAGTACGCAAGAGTGGGCGTTTGCCTGCAATCCTACCTGTACCGGACCGCCAAGGACCTTGAGGAGCTGCTCCCCTTTTCTCCCGGCATCCGACTGGTCAAGGGGGCGTATGCCGAACCGGTTAATATGGCCTACCCAAAGAAAAAGGACGTGGATGCCAATTTTATGACGCTGGCCAAGGTGCTGCTTTCGAACATCAAAAAGAAGGGAGTCACTTTCGGGGTGGGCACACATGATTTGACCCTGATTCGAAAAGTTCAGCAAGAAGCGGAAGCTCTCGGACTTTCTAGAAATGATTACGAGTTTGAGCTTTTATACGGAATTCAAAGCGAGGAACAGCAGCGGCTGGCGCAGGAGGGGTATCGCGTCCGCTGTCTTATCAGCTACGGGCATTTTTGGTTCCCTTGGTACGTCCGGCGGCTGGCGGAGCGGCCGGCGAACATTTTCTTTGCCGTAAAACAGCTCTTTCGGAACTGA
- a CDS encoding NAD(P)-binding domain-containing protein: MEQLLIWLFVAVLSVAVFVPYWVRFHKSHKKTVREKQEAAGLGLDRPRLQYPQIDAALCIGCGSCVAACPEGDVLGVVHGTAAVINGVRCVGHGYCAEVCPVGAIKVGLGDVQSRPDMPILSKNHETTVPGLFIAGELGGLSLIRNAVAQGKTAVAEIARRAGRGRSKQMPDLAIVGAGPAGLSAALTAIQHKLDYVLLEELEVGGTILHYPRRKLVMTQPVEIPLYGWLKEEEYSKEFLLETWQKVVARFKVNLRTNEKVEGVKNNGDFFELHTAKGYHCARFVLLALGRRGTPRKLGVPGEELPKVTYQLMDAQSYTCKHLLVVGGGDAGVEAAIGLARQTGNMVTLIHRKDAFARIKKKNAERITELINKGRVKALPDAGVEEIRPASVLLKTDRGLLELPNDYVFVFIGGVPPFDMLKKTGVIFGGPNQASGQIKEKSAKIRT; this comes from the coding sequence ATGGAACAACTTTTAATCTGGCTTTTCGTGGCGGTTTTAAGCGTCGCGGTTTTCGTTCCTTATTGGGTTCGCTTTCACAAAAGTCATAAAAAAACCGTCCGCGAAAAGCAGGAAGCGGCCGGTCTGGGGCTGGACCGTCCCCGGTTGCAATATCCGCAAATTGACGCCGCGCTCTGCATCGGTTGTGGCAGTTGCGTGGCGGCCTGTCCCGAGGGGGACGTTCTGGGGGTGGTGCACGGCACAGCAGCGGTCATCAACGGAGTGCGCTGTGTGGGGCACGGCTACTGCGCGGAGGTCTGTCCGGTCGGGGCCATCAAAGTGGGCCTGGGGGATGTTCAAAGCCGCCCCGATATGCCGATTCTAAGCAAAAACCACGAAACAACTGTTCCCGGACTGTTTATCGCCGGCGAGTTGGGAGGGCTTTCGCTCATCCGCAACGCCGTCGCCCAGGGAAAAACAGCCGTCGCAGAAATCGCCCGTAGGGCCGGCCGGGGGCGCAGCAAGCAGATGCCGGATTTGGCCATCGTGGGGGCCGGGCCGGCCGGGCTTTCCGCGGCTCTTACCGCCATCCAGCACAAGCTGGACTACGTTCTTCTGGAAGAATTAGAGGTCGGGGGCACGATTCTGCATTATCCCCGCCGCAAGTTGGTGATGACCCAGCCGGTGGAAATTCCCCTGTACGGCTGGCTTAAAGAAGAGGAATACTCAAAGGAATTTTTACTGGAAACCTGGCAAAAAGTCGTTGCCCGCTTCAAGGTGAATCTCCGTACGAACGAAAAAGTCGAAGGGGTAAAGAATAATGGCGACTTTTTTGAACTGCACACGGCCAAAGGGTACCACTGCGCCCGCTTTGTGCTGCTCGCTTTGGGTCGCCGGGGCACACCCCGCAAGCTGGGCGTTCCCGGGGAGGAACTCCCCAAGGTGACCTACCAGCTTATGGATGCCCAATCCTACACCTGCAAGCATCTTCTGGTTGTGGGAGGCGGAGATGCCGGCGTGGAGGCGGCCATTGGCCTGGCCCGGCAGACGGGAAATATGGTGACCCTTATCCATCGAAAGGATGCATTTGCCCGCATCAAGAAGAAAAATGCCGAACGCATCACGGAACTTATCAACAAGGGGCGGGTTAAAGCGCTTCCGGATGCGGGAGTGGAGGAAATACGGCCAGCGTCTGTTTTGCTGAAAACCGACCGGGGTCTGCTTGAACTCCCGAACGATTACGTTTTTGTCTTCATCGGCGGCGTACCCCCCTTCGATATGCTGAAAAAAACCGGCGTTATCTTCGGCGGCCCGAACCAGGCATCCGGACAAATCAAGGAAAAATCCGCAAAAATAAGAACCTAA
- a CDS encoding S8 family serine peptidase — protein sequence MKRIILPMAFGFLLLQTASLWSVTAEQAQREVLVYVKTDTTIIIPPPSISASVQQTTINYQPLRDTLTNYAVEVIEKADPYFNRADTIAYDSAGNPIKLLDLSRLFRIRLVSGGNASALKQALDSMRGDVVYSEINGTAQYFEIVPNDNLFYRQWGLKNTGQAGGTAGEDIKAAAAWEIFQGSSGIKIAIMDGGIDPNHPEFAGRIQSAESYYPGDPAFFHGTHVAGIAAASANNNGNRGVAGVDWNAKIIAKNIATFDNVEIYNKTRAAVNEGAHVLNHSWGGPDYSLTVRSAFSYAYRVNRVSVVSMGNSSDERAFFPAAFGQGITAVGALQNTGNYSTFSTQGNHIDVSAPGGINPYPGTNDQDILSTFPRYFGRVSDGAELSYDNVAGTSMSAPFVTGLSSLLIGFRPSYSNDDIENIIKLSADDRDDRFDPPLPAGWDKFTGYGLINAERALKLLQVPYVLQRISGGTGGTDVASVGPYTTIMWDVPGLAPGTYYVRRHEIRRTVTFPQPFYTGASPLSTSLYPWPAAWGRGNGSVGFSPESPNVGLPFSEVVPGTITNTGCQLRTYIYEVWDLAGNFLGWTPTTAPNVSFQYTVLGEPLLTAPSASVTYPHVVLASGWTVRVKLDFPENNINEEGMAVERKDATNNIWGVVATLPPNTTTWTDMSDLMGSQTYTYRIKAFTRNQTVYSNEVTVRTRPKPGVNFKAAVGSVTTYCINEGMGGGASEIETAEGGGIELLGPPGYCTYKTNKVVLTWNAPSNQNPAVPIVNYRVDAYWLKNRSAMCPCWGCFPVTQLWETYEQSVISTSTSAIICTQQQDTLYSFYITAFDAAGDSSLLWIKQTCPPDSKLVIQPAYAYPGGFCVSPCCGLGKATASTGQAGSSALPTEFALGPNFPNPFNPTTTIRYALPQGAKVELRIYNILGQVVRKLADEEKPAGYHQTLWDGKDEAGRPVSSGIYLYQIKAGDFIETKKMQLIK from the coding sequence ATGAAACGGATTATACTGCCAATGGCCTTTGGCTTCCTGCTTCTGCAAACCGCCTCACTTTGGAGCGTGACCGCAGAACAGGCCCAAAGGGAGGTTCTGGTTTACGTAAAAACAGACACCACGATTATCATTCCACCCCCGTCCATCAGCGCCAGCGTTCAGCAAACCACAATCAACTACCAGCCCTTGCGCGACACGTTGACGAACTACGCGGTTGAAGTCATCGAAAAAGCTGATCCGTATTTTAACCGGGCCGATACGATTGCCTACGATTCGGCGGGAAATCCCATCAAGCTGCTGGACTTATCCCGCCTTTTCCGGATTCGGCTTGTTTCGGGCGGAAATGCTTCCGCTTTGAAGCAGGCCTTGGACAGCATGCGCGGAGACGTCGTCTATTCCGAAATCAACGGCACCGCCCAGTACTTTGAAATTGTGCCAAACGACAACCTGTTTTATCGGCAGTGGGGATTGAAAAACACCGGTCAGGCGGGTGGCACGGCAGGCGAGGACATAAAGGCGGCCGCGGCATGGGAGATTTTTCAAGGCAGCTCGGGCATTAAAATTGCAATAATGGACGGCGGCATTGACCCCAATCACCCGGAATTTGCCGGCAGGATTCAAAGCGCTGAATCTTACTATCCGGGCGATCCGGCTTTCTTCCACGGAACGCACGTGGCCGGTATTGCCGCCGCCAGCGCCAACAACAACGGCAACCGGGGCGTGGCCGGTGTGGATTGGAACGCCAAAATCATCGCCAAAAACATTGCCACGTTCGACAACGTGGAGATTTACAACAAGACGAGAGCTGCCGTTAATGAGGGTGCGCACGTTTTGAACCATAGCTGGGGCGGCCCGGACTATTCCTTGACCGTGCGTTCCGCCTTTTCCTATGCCTACAGGGTAAACCGGGTATCGGTGGTTTCTATGGGCAACAGTAGCGACGAGCGGGCCTTTTTTCCAGCCGCTTTTGGCCAGGGGATTACAGCTGTTGGCGCGCTGCAAAACACCGGCAATTATTCCACTTTCTCCACGCAGGGAAATCACATTGACGTAAGCGCTCCGGGCGGCATCAACCCCTACCCGGGTACAAACGACCAGGACATTTTGTCCACATTTCCCAGGTATTTCGGGCGGGTTTCCGATGGCGCGGAACTGTCATACGATAATGTCGCCGGCACTTCGATGTCCGCGCCATTTGTAACCGGGCTGTCTTCCTTGCTTATTGGTTTTCGGCCCAGCTACTCCAATGATGACATCGAGAACATCATCAAATTGTCGGCAGATGACAGGGACGACCGTTTTGACCCTCCTTTACCGGCTGGCTGGGACAAGTTTACCGGTTATGGCCTCATTAACGCCGAACGGGCCTTGAAGTTGCTGCAGGTGCCGTACGTTTTGCAGCGGATTTCCGGCGGGACCGGTGGAACCGATGTCGCCTCGGTCGGACCTTATACGACCATTATGTGGGATGTACCCGGACTGGCGCCCGGCACATACTACGTTAGGCGCCATGAGATTCGAAGAACCGTTACCTTTCCCCAGCCGTTTTACACCGGTGCCAGCCCGCTATCCACCAGCTTGTATCCGTGGCCGGCAGCTTGGGGCCGCGGTAACGGGTCGGTCGGTTTTTCGCCCGAGTCGCCGAACGTTGGGCTTCCCTTCAGCGAGGTTGTGCCGGGAACCATTACGAACACCGGGTGCCAGCTTCGAACTTATATTTACGAAGTATGGGACCTTGCCGGAAATTTCCTCGGCTGGACGCCGACAACGGCCCCGAATGTTTCATTCCAGTACACCGTTTTGGGTGAACCGCTGTTGACGGCGCCCTCGGCCAGCGTGACTTATCCGCATGTGGTTTTGGCTTCCGGATGGACGGTACGGGTGAAGCTGGATTTTCCCGAAAACAACATCAACGAAGAAGGAATGGCGGTGGAGCGCAAGGACGCCACCAACAACATTTGGGGCGTTGTCGCCACCCTGCCGCCGAACACCACGACTTGGACGGATATGTCCGATTTGATGGGAAGCCAGACCTACACGTACCGGATAAAGGCCTTCACCCGCAATCAGACGGTTTACAGCAACGAGGTAACGGTTAGAACCCGGCCCAAACCAGGGGTGAATTTTAAAGCGGCTGTAGGGTCAGTTACAACTTATTGCATAAATGAAGGAATGGGGGGAGGAGCGTCCGAAATCGAAACAGCGGAAGGAGGGGGAATAGAGCTTCTCGGGCCTCCCGGTTACTGCACCTACAAGACAAATAAAGTCGTTCTGACTTGGAATGCCCCAAGCAATCAGAACCCGGCCGTGCCGATTGTAAACTACCGAGTGGACGCTTACTGGCTGAAAAATCGCTCGGCGATGTGTCCGTGTTGGGGTTGTTTTCCCGTCACCCAACTCTGGGAGACCTACGAACAAAGCGTTATCTCGACGTCCACTTCAGCCATCATTTGCACGCAGCAACAGGACACTCTTTACAGCTTCTACATTACGGCCTTCGATGCAGCAGGGGACAGCAGCCTGCTCTGGATTAAGCAGACCTGTCCGCCAGACAGCAAACTAGTCATTCAACCAGCTTATGCCTATCCCGGTGGGTTTTGCGTCAGCCCTTGTTGCGGGCTGGGCAAAGCCACTGCCTCAACCGGTCAGGCAGGATCAAGCGCTTTGCCAACCGAATTTGCGCTGGGACCGAATTTTCCCAATCCTTTCAATCCAACAACAACTATTCGGTATGCACTGCCGCAAGGGGCAAAGGTTGAATTGCGGATTTACAACATTTTAGGACAGGTAGTTCGCAAACTGGCGGATGAGGAAAAACCGGCGGGATATCATCAAACGCTCTGGGATGGAAAAGACGAAGCCGGCCGGCCGGTTTCGTCGGGAATTTATCTGTATCAAATCAAAGCCGGGGATTTCATAGAGACCAAGAAGATGCAGTTGATTAAATAG
- a CDS encoding 3-isopropylmalate dehydrogenase: MGKEYQIAVLPGDGIGPEVIAEGLKVLKRASEIEGFKYKLTHYPHGSEHYLKTNELFPDSVLNELKQQDAIYLGAIGDPRVEVGLVERAVIAGIRFGLDLYVNLRPIKLLAEHLCPLKDKKPEDIDMVVVRENTEDLYAGIGGFLKKGTPDEVALQEMVFTRKGCERVIRYAFELASKRRKKLTLVDKANAIRAMDIWTRTFADVGKEYPQVATDHAYIDAACMWLIKNPEQFDTVVTNNIFGDILTDLGAVLQGGMGIAASGNLHPGKVSMFEPIHGSAPKYKGKGVASPVAAIAACGMMLDYLGETRAAARIEQAVAELLKSRKIPSLDSSSGLSTSACGDLIARQLSEVRL, encoded by the coding sequence ATGGGTAAAGAATATCAAATCGCCGTTCTCCCCGGCGACGGCATCGGGCCGGAAGTCATTGCCGAAGGGCTGAAGGTTTTGAAGCGCGCCTCCGAAATCGAGGGCTTTAAGTACAAACTGACCCACTACCCCCACGGCTCGGAGCATTACCTAAAAACTAACGAGCTTTTCCCGGACTCGGTGTTGAACGAACTGAAACAGCAGGATGCCATTTATCTCGGCGCCATTGGCGACCCGCGGGTGGAGGTGGGGTTGGTGGAACGGGCCGTAATCGCCGGCATCCGCTTTGGGCTGGATTTGTATGTCAATTTGCGCCCCATCAAACTGTTGGCCGAACACCTCTGTCCCCTCAAGGATAAAAAGCCGGAAGACATCGATATGGTGGTGGTGCGGGAGAATACGGAGGATTTGTACGCCGGAATCGGCGGCTTTTTGAAAAAAGGGACGCCGGACGAAGTCGCCCTGCAGGAGATGGTCTTCACCCGCAAAGGATGCGAACGGGTGATTCGCTATGCCTTTGAGCTGGCCTCCAAACGCCGGAAAAAACTGACCTTGGTGGACAAGGCCAACGCCATCCGGGCGATGGATATCTGGACGCGGACGTTTGCGGACGTTGGGAAGGAATACCCCCAAGTGGCGACCGACCATGCCTACATCGACGCCGCCTGCATGTGGCTGATCAAAAACCCGGAACAGTTCGACACGGTGGTCACCAACAACATCTTCGGTGATATATTGACTGACTTGGGGGCGGTTTTGCAGGGGGGGATGGGTATCGCCGCCTCCGGCAACCTCCACCCCGGCAAGGTCTCGATGTTCGAGCCGATTCACGGCTCCGCCCCCAAATACAAAGGGAAAGGAGTCGCCTCGCCGGTGGCCGCCATCGCGGCCTGCGGAATGATGCTGGACTATTTGGGGGAAACCCGCGCCGCCGCCCGCATCGAACAAGCTGTTGCGGAACTCCTAAAATCCAGAAAAATCCCCTCTCTCGATTCCTCCTCCGGCCTTTCCACCTCCGCCTGCGGCGACCTGATTGCCCGGCAGCTCTCCGAAGTCCGGCTGTAA
- a CDS encoding ATP-binding protein codes for MAGHTTKKKKEPTPPKGFGNTDKLSVKTVRPSLPKSIVEEMQETLKKIREAHPRVDTSEGGAKYRHEDLEALLLINKVISSSLFTEEILSIVMQKAVEFLKAERGFLMLKNEAGELEFRTAHNIQKEHLSEEDFRISSSISMKVAETGESIYTSDAQADPRFSSQKSIAELHLRSIMCVPLKAKDEVIGIIYLDSSAQASIFLESDLYLFELFAGQAAIAIENARLYDSVFQLKRYNEDVINHTPVGILVLNEALEVTTANRAAYKIFGREEVRIASGPIKLADFLPSDHVAYWEETCEEVIRTGRSFEEPRYYLTRGKEEGVLSWKAHPLATPDKKSNSAILVIDDITEKVLLEKYIILSEKLVAKEEMAASVGHELNNYLSIISSNTEMLLLNIKKQAWDKVAQNVEGVLEHIGKMRRFTDSLMDFSKLEPEMREFDLRRLVEDLLFSLKPQKSFAHVRFFTHLPANLPPVTIDVGQVQQVFFNLIKNAAEAIKDSKKSTGSIEISAVFRAEKDCIELKVKDDGPGIPPENLTRIFEPRFTTKPTGHGLGLANCRRIMEAHGGKITVESRPGTGTTFVLSFSVSNRP; via the coding sequence ATGGCGGGACACACAACCAAAAAGAAAAAAGAACCAACCCCTCCCAAAGGGTTTGGCAACACGGACAAGCTTTCCGTAAAGACCGTCCGTCCCTCCCTCCCCAAAAGCATCGTGGAGGAGATGCAGGAAACCTTGAAGAAAATCCGGGAAGCTCATCCCCGCGTGGATACCTCGGAAGGAGGAGCCAAATACCGCCACGAAGATCTTGAAGCGCTGCTTTTAATCAACAAAGTCATCTCTTCCTCCCTCTTTACGGAAGAGATTTTGTCCATCGTAATGCAGAAGGCCGTGGAGTTTTTGAAAGCAGAGCGGGGTTTTTTGATGTTGAAAAACGAAGCCGGCGAACTGGAATTCCGCACGGCCCATAATATCCAGAAGGAGCACCTGTCGGAGGAGGATTTCCGGATCTCCTCCTCCATTTCCATGAAGGTGGCCGAAACCGGGGAATCGATTTACACTTCGGACGCCCAGGCCGACCCCCGTTTCTCCTCGCAGAAATCGATTGCCGAGCTGCACCTCCGCTCGATTATGTGCGTGCCGCTGAAGGCCAAGGACGAAGTCATCGGCATCATTTATCTGGACTCCTCCGCCCAGGCCTCCATCTTTTTGGAATCCGATTTGTACCTGTTCGAGCTTTTCGCCGGGCAGGCCGCCATCGCCATTGAAAACGCCCGGTTGTACGACTCGGTCTTCCAGCTCAAGCGTTACAACGAGGACGTTATCAACCACACCCCGGTCGGGATTCTGGTTTTGAATGAGGCGTTGGAGGTCACCACGGCCAACCGGGCCGCCTATAAAATTTTTGGCCGGGAGGAGGTCCGCATTGCCTCCGGTCCGATCAAGCTCGCCGATTTTCTGCCGTCCGACCACGTGGCCTACTGGGAGGAGACCTGCGAGGAGGTCATCCGCACGGGACGTTCCTTTGAAGAACCCCGCTACTATTTGACCCGCGGCAAGGAGGAGGGGGTTCTCTCCTGGAAAGCCCATCCGCTGGCCACCCCGGACAAAAAATCGAACTCCGCCATTTTGGTCATCGACGATATCACCGAAAAGGTGCTTTTGGAAAAGTACATCATTCTTTCCGAAAAACTGGTGGCCAAGGAGGAGATGGCCGCCTCCGTGGGGCACGAGTTGAACAACTATCTGTCGATTATCTCCTCCAACACCGAAATGCTTTTGTTGAACATCAAAAAGCAGGCCTGGGACAAGGTCGCCCAGAACGTGGAAGGGGTGCTGGAGCACATCGGCAAGATGCGCCGCTTTACGGACAGTCTAATGGATTTTTCCAAGCTGGAACCGGAAATGCGGGAGTTTGACTTGCGCCGGCTGGTGGAGGATTTGCTCTTTTCGCTGAAGCCGCAGAAAAGCTTCGCCCATGTCCGTTTCTTCACCCATCTGCCGGCCAATTTGCCCCCCGTCACCATCGACGTGGGACAGGTGCAGCAGGTGTTCTTCAATTTGATCAAAAACGCCGCCGAGGCGATCAAGGATTCTAAAAAAAGCACGGGCAGCATCGAAATTTCGGCGGTCTTCCGCGCCGAAAAGGATTGCATTGAATTGAAGGTGAAGGATGACGGCCCCGGCATTCCGCCGGAAAACCTGACCCGCATTTTCGAACCCCGTTTCACCACCAAACCGACCGGCCACGGGCTGGGGTTGGCCAACTGCCGGCGGATTATGGAGGCCCACGGTGGCAAAATCACGGTGGAAAGCCGGCCCGGTACCGGAACCACCTTTGTGTTGAGCTTTTCCGTCTCCAACCGCCCCTGA